Proteins from a single region of Streptomyces glaucescens:
- the ahcY gene encoding adenosylhomocysteinase, translating into MTTVDNRQDFKVADLSLAEFGRKEITLAEHEMPGLMAIRKEYAQAQPLKGARITGSLHMTVQTAVLIETLVALGAQVRWASCNIFSTQDHAAAAIAVGPNGTPDNPQGVPVFAWKGETLEEYWWCTEQALTWPNTPTGGPNMILDDGGDATLLVHKGVEYEKDGKVPSPDTAESEEHRVILELLTRTVAESPQKWTQLASEIRGVTEETTTGVHRLYEMQREGTLLFPAINVNDAVTKSKFDNKYGCRHSLIDGINRATDTLIGGKTAVVCGYGDVGKGCAESLRGQGARVIITEIDPICALQAAMDGYQVTTLDEVVETADIFITTTGNKDIIMADDMAKMKHQAIVGNIGHFDNEIDMAGLAKIPGIVKDEVKPQVHTWTFPDGKVIIVLSEGRLLNLGNATGHPSFVMSNSFADQTLAQIELFTKPDEYPTDVYVLPKHLDEKVARLHLDALGVKLTTLRPEQAEYIGVKVEGPYKPDHYRY; encoded by the coding sequence GGGCGCCCGCATCACCGGCTCCCTGCACATGACCGTGCAGACCGCCGTGCTCATCGAGACCCTGGTCGCGCTGGGCGCCCAGGTCCGCTGGGCCTCCTGCAACATCTTCTCCACCCAGGACCACGCGGCCGCCGCCATCGCCGTCGGCCCGAACGGCACGCCCGACAACCCGCAGGGCGTCCCGGTCTTCGCCTGGAAGGGCGAGACCCTGGAGGAGTACTGGTGGTGCACGGAGCAGGCGCTGACCTGGCCGAACACCCCCACCGGCGGCCCGAACATGATCCTGGACGACGGCGGTGACGCCACCCTCCTCGTCCACAAGGGCGTCGAGTACGAGAAGGACGGCAAGGTCCCCTCGCCCGACACAGCCGAGTCCGAGGAGCACCGCGTCATCCTCGAACTGCTGACCCGCACGGTGGCCGAGAGCCCCCAGAAGTGGACCCAGCTGGCGTCCGAGATCCGCGGCGTCACCGAGGAGACCACCACCGGCGTCCACCGCCTGTACGAGATGCAGCGCGAGGGCACCCTCCTGTTCCCGGCGATCAACGTCAACGACGCCGTCACCAAGTCGAAGTTCGACAACAAGTACGGCTGCCGCCACTCGCTGATCGACGGCATCAACCGCGCCACCGACACCCTGATCGGCGGCAAGACCGCGGTCGTCTGCGGCTACGGCGACGTGGGCAAGGGCTGCGCGGAGTCCCTGCGCGGACAGGGCGCCCGCGTGATCATCACGGAGATCGACCCCATCTGCGCCCTCCAGGCTGCGATGGACGGCTACCAGGTCACGACCCTCGACGAGGTCGTCGAGACCGCCGACATCTTCATCACCACGACCGGCAACAAGGACATCATCATGGCCGACGACATGGCCAAGATGAAGCACCAGGCGATCGTCGGCAACATCGGCCACTTCGACAACGAGATCGACATGGCCGGCCTCGCCAAGATCCCCGGCATCGTCAAGGACGAGGTCAAGCCGCAGGTCCACACCTGGACGTTCCCCGACGGCAAGGTGATCATCGTCCTCTCCGAGGGCCGCCTGCTGAACCTGGGCAACGCCACCGGCCACCCGTCGTTCGTGATGTCCAACTCCTTCGCGGACCAGACCCTGGCCCAGATCGAGCTGTTCACCAAGCCCGACGAGTACCCGACCGACGTCTACGTGCTCCCCAAGCACCTCGACGAGAAGGTCGCCCGCCTCCACCTCGACGCGCTCGGCGTGAAGCTGACCACGCTCCGCCCCGAGCAGGCCGAGTACATCGGCGTGAAGGTCGAGGGCCCGTACAAGCCGGACCACTACCGCTACTGA
- a CDS encoding stage II sporulation protein M: MDLDVFVSAHRAEWDRLDALLRRRRRLTGPEVDELVALYQRTATHLSLIQSSAPDPQLTGRLSQLVARARATVTGTRRASWRDVTRFLTHGFPAAVYRSRHWWVPTALLSALVAALLGWWIGTHPEVQATIAAPAELREMTRPGGEYESYYSSHPAASFAAQVWTNNAQAAALCLVMGVFLGLPVIWILFLNMLNLGIGFGLMAGAGRLDTFLGLVLPHGLLELTAVFVAAGTGLRLGWTLVDPGPRTRRAALAEEGRAAIGMAIGLALVLLVAGAIEGFVTPSGLPTWARITIGVAAELAFLAYVWLLGGRAVRAGETGDLDSAERSASVPTAA, translated from the coding sequence ATGGACCTCGACGTCTTCGTCTCCGCCCACCGCGCGGAGTGGGACCGCCTGGACGCCCTGCTCCGGCGCCGACGCCGGCTGACCGGCCCGGAAGTCGACGAACTAGTCGCCCTCTACCAGCGCACCGCCACCCACCTCTCCCTGATCCAGTCGAGCGCCCCCGACCCGCAGCTCACCGGACGGCTCAGCCAGTTGGTCGCACGCGCGCGTGCGACCGTCACCGGCACCCGCCGGGCCTCGTGGCGCGACGTCACTCGCTTCCTCACCCACGGGTTCCCCGCCGCGGTCTACCGCTCCCGCCACTGGTGGGTGCCCACCGCGCTGCTCTCCGCCCTGGTCGCGGCCCTGCTGGGCTGGTGGATCGGCACCCACCCCGAGGTCCAGGCCACCATCGCGGCCCCCGCGGAACTGCGCGAGATGACCCGCCCCGGCGGGGAGTACGAGTCCTACTACTCCAGCCACCCCGCGGCGTCCTTCGCCGCCCAGGTGTGGACGAACAATGCCCAGGCGGCCGCCCTGTGCCTGGTGATGGGCGTCTTCCTCGGCCTGCCGGTGATCTGGATCCTGTTCCTGAACATGCTGAACCTCGGCATCGGCTTCGGCCTGATGGCCGGGGCCGGCCGCCTCGACACCTTCCTCGGTCTCGTCCTGCCGCACGGCCTGCTGGAACTGACCGCCGTCTTCGTCGCCGCAGGCACCGGCCTCCGCCTCGGCTGGACCCTCGTCGACCCGGGGCCCCGGACCCGCCGCGCGGCCCTGGCCGAGGAGGGCCGCGCCGCCATCGGCATGGCGATCGGTCTCGCCCTCGTCCTGCTCGTCGCCGGTGCCATCGAAGGTTTCGTCACCCCCTCCGGCCTGCCGACCTGGGCGCGCATCACCATCGGTGTCGCGGCCGAGCTGGCCTTCCTGGCGTACGTCTGGCTCCTCGGCGGCAGAGCCGTCCGCGCCGGCGAGACGGGCGACCTGGACTCCGCCGAACGAAGCGCCAGCGTGCCGACCGCCGCCTGA
- a CDS encoding RDD family protein produces MSELVTGEAVALELRPARLPSRALAVLLDLAVAVLAYLLVSIVLLFTTASLDEAARAAVSVATFVLVLVGAPIAVETLSHGRSLGKLAFGLRVVRDDGGPIRFRHALVRGVVGVVEILVTFGVVACVASLVSARGRRLGDVFAGTLVVRERVPVARVGFVPPPPPWLAGRFAGLDLSAVPDGLWLAVRQYLARMQQLDPQVGRAMAERLAADLAARTGTPVPPGVPAAAYLAGVLQERQAREVRRVYGNGPAAGTASTAGGGSPVTGSSAFGHTGGSGHHPGGGAAPSVSGERPATGFVPPA; encoded by the coding sequence GTGAGTGAGCTGGTCACGGGTGAGGCGGTGGCGCTGGAGCTGCGCCCCGCGAGGCTGCCCAGCAGGGCGCTGGCCGTGCTGCTCGACCTGGCCGTGGCCGTCCTGGCCTATCTCCTCGTGTCGATCGTGCTGCTGTTCACGACGGCCTCGCTGGACGAGGCCGCACGGGCGGCGGTGTCCGTCGCGACGTTCGTACTGGTTCTGGTGGGTGCCCCGATAGCCGTGGAGACGCTGAGCCACGGGCGTTCGCTCGGGAAGCTGGCGTTCGGGCTGCGCGTGGTGCGGGACGACGGCGGGCCGATCCGCTTCCGGCACGCATTGGTGCGCGGGGTGGTCGGGGTCGTCGAGATCCTGGTGACGTTCGGGGTCGTCGCCTGCGTCGCCTCGCTGGTCTCGGCGCGGGGGCGGCGGCTCGGGGACGTGTTCGCCGGGACTCTGGTCGTCCGCGAGCGGGTGCCCGTCGCGCGTGTGGGGTTCGTGCCGCCGCCTCCGCCCTGGCTGGCCGGGCGGTTCGCGGGGCTCGATCTGTCGGCGGTGCCGGACGGGCTGTGGCTGGCGGTGCGGCAGTACCTGGCCCGGATGCAGCAGCTCGATCCGCAGGTGGGCCGGGCGATGGCGGAACGTCTCGCCGCCGATCTGGCCGCTCGGACGGGGACTCCGGTGCCGCCGGGGGTGCCTGCGGCCGCCTATCTTGCGGGGGTGCTGCAGGAGCGGCAGGCGCGGGAGGTCCGGCGGGTGTACGGGAACGGTCCGGCGGCCGGGACGGCCTCGACTGCCGGCGGGGGCTCGCCCGTGACCGGATCGTCTGCCTTCGGCCACACCGGCGGCTCCGGCCACCACCCCGGTGGGGGTGCGGCGCCGTCTGTCTCCGGCGAGCGTCCCGCCACGGGATTCGTGCCTCCGGCGTAG